AAGGTGCCCTACTGGACAGGAgtctttaaaataaaatcttgCTATCTCAAAAGAGTCCCCTGACACATGATAGTAATCCTAGTGAATAGTGAAGTCCGTCCTGCTGAGGAGCACCCTCTGCCTGAACGGGTCGCACATCCAGTTTCATTAACCATTGACCGCAATGATTTTAAAAACATGCCAACTCATACTTCTTTATTGGCTGGATATCATGCTGGATCATATTTAACAGAGAACATGAGACATAAATATTGGAAGTTAATGCATTTGGGCAGATTTGGTTAGCAATTATACCTGTGTATGTCCGGTGTACACATACTGAAGAAGAGAATGCAGGATAGGATATTCAACATCTCGGAGAAAAATAACATCACTTGATGAACAAGAACTTAAGTTACCACAGATACCCAAGATGACCCGGTGAGCAGGGACACGCTTTTCATCCTCTCCAACGATAAAATTCACATCAGACAGTTCTGGGCTCTCCAGAAAATTTTCTAGTCCCCACTTCTCATAATCCGAACATTCTTCTCCCAATTCCTCATCATCTTTCCCCTCCTCCCCTTTGTGCTCACTCCAATCCACCTGCTTCCAGAGTGAGATGGGATGTTGTGTTAATGGCAAGACACTGACATTCCTATATCCAACATGCTTGTCCCAGCTGCTAAGCCCAACATACCGAACACTGCGATTCGGGTTGGTGTCCAGCCACTGGAAAACCAGATTCTGAAAAGGGTACCGACCCTGGCCAACGCTGATCAGCCCGTCATATATGCTGATCCAGTAGCTCTGAAACGCCGAAGAGCTGCAAAGGGCCATGCCCGCCTCATCCACGGCGGTTTTCCCATCCACCTCAATCTTGAAACGGCGGTTCCTGTGACTGCCAAGAATCACCGTATAGTGAGGACTGTTGTCCCTCTTGTAATGGTAGTGCTGGCTGCCGACGTTCTCCCGGAACACCACGGTCACATCATTGCGGGCGGAGGCTTCGAAAGCAACACAACCCCTCCCGGCTTCCCGGAACATCAAATCCTCGCTCCAAGCACACTCGAAGGGCGCCACTCTCACgaacttcttctccttctccgcCATTCCTCCTTCCTGAAAGACAGCACCTTTACCTCTTCACTAACTCCACCCTTCCTcaaacaaaaatcccaaatgaacatatatatatatatatatatatacggaCAAACCCGAGCAactaaagcaaaaaaaaaaaaccaacaaattcATGATTGATAACAGTACAATCGCCTATGCGTCCACCACAAACGCCACGGGATTTTTCCTGTTCAGGACCTCGCCGTCGGACGTGGTCCCAGAAGCCACTAGAAACCTCTCCCACTTGACGCCGGGAAGAAAGATCCAAACCCACCACGTCCTCCACCGCATCCTCGCCCAACAACACCATCCGGACCCGAAGATATCCTCCACGAAAACCGACAAAACtcgtaggaaaaaaaaaaaaaacaacaataatgACAACAAAAGTGCGATCGAAATCGCCACGCACGCGCGGGATCGGGAACTCCAACATCGCAAGAAAACGCACGGCCCAGGTTGCCTCACCTGGCCCGCCCCACCGCTCGAGAAGGCCACGCGTCGCTGGGGACAGATGCTGCTCCGATCGAGCCGGGCCGCGGCGGCCAATGGCGGAGAGCGACGGCGACGATCGAAATCGATCGAGGGAGGAAATTGACAGAACTGGCTTTTGGGACTTTGCTCCTTCGGCTACACCGCAAAGAATCGCACTACAAGATTAGATATTGGAAGTCTTGCAACGAAGGACATGATGACTTTATGATCTTAGATACTTGAACTCTGTATGTCATGGgatctgaattttaatttatttaatgtgatttttttaaaatatatataattaatataatctctaaattataatattattttaaattttttatatatttaatctCAAACAATGATATTAAATATTTCCATATCgtattagataaattaaaaattcattaatgaTATTGATATTcatctcattttctcaaaattaaaatctaattcaatttcaattatttcaattgAGCAAGAAGTCAAAGTGCTAATTAAATTAAGTAACTAcaaaaagattataaaaaaaaattattctcgcaTGATAAGATTCGCATATTTGgaaggaattataaattttaccgTATTTAATAATGATCGAGCTGCATGTACAAGaatttttacagaaaaaaaTGTGACGACTTTAAAGTGGAAATTTCATCGGTCGGACCAaacatcaattattttttaatcatcaaaaatttattggaatttcattttcatgactACGTGTGAAATTTTGGCGCGTAGCTGATAGGGATGACGATGCCAGCTAAGCTAATGGGAGCAAGTTGGAGATATTTCTTGGAGGCTTCTGGGGGTAATCAGGAGCCGATCTCCTGACTATTTTTTCCTGGCTTTCGTGGACGGATGTGGACAGCCAGATTTGGCACGCTTCACATGGACGGACGGCAGGCAACGACACGGCAGGACCGATGAAGACGGCACCATTGTCGATTTGTCAAGAAAGCTCTTGCTTCGATCATCCGCCTCGATTTTACAAGACACCCATCAAATAGGATGAGTATTAACCCTACCTTAATTGTAATCTAGGTGAAATTGAGTATTTCGATCGGATCCTAAGTTTTATGAGACCTATTTCGTCGATTTTATTCCCgtaacaaaatatattttaccaaacgatatatTTCAGCTTTTATTAAAGGAGATTCAGGTTCCGTGTCGATCcgaatagaaaataataaaatacagATGTTATTTCCAATCTTCGTGTTACAACATTGACAATCGATGACTTGTTAATCATCACAACATCTGGTTCTAACCTATGTTGGACTTTAATTAACAACATAGCTTAGGGATAATTTGGTAcaaagttggaatttaattaaCAACAATGCCCCTGGATAAGAATACAACGtcgaaatttaatcaatgatgatGAGCTCATGGTACAATATCGGAATTTAATTAACGATGCTACACCAAGATGTAGACACTTATCAAAATCTAATCAACGGCGAGCTATGAAACTAAAGTGCAATAAAGTAAAGACAAAGTAAAGGCATTTGATATGTTACTCGGAGACTTCTTTGTTGGATGACTCACGGTATTTATAAAGCAATGTGATAACCATCGAACAATTATTTGTTCCTTAGTAACCATCCCTGATCTCTTCACATGTTCCTCTGTCTTCCTACTATCATTCACAATTGCCTTGATCGTTGCTCTTGATTAGTCAATTGTGGTTGCATGACTTGGTCATTGAGTAATAACTGCTCCTTGACTTTGCGCGGTCCTTTGTACGTCCGATTATTCACACTCAAATTTTGATGTCAATACTACTCAAATTTAGTAGCCATGGCATTATTCCGATATTTGGACACATGGTAATTCCTTCTCTTATTGTCAAATCATATGCTTCCATTCACAGGTTCATCGACACTTGGTCAAACTTCCTTGCAGGTcttatcttttcctttgttCTCATGACTAACACGTGAATTGTTACCATTTTATCTTCGTGACCGACATGTGATAATATGGGTAACTTTGGGTGTCAACATAATCATACCTCGATAAATTTTATGCGGTAAAAGTGCAACTGGATGTTAAAATCTACAACAATTACAATCGAATGCTAATTTTATCCAATTGATGCAATCGGGTACTTTTGTTATCTCTATCTAATCTGAATAATGGAAATTCTTTGAATGTATTTTGAGAGCATATGTGGCGCTGATGTGTTGCCGAATATGCACCACATCGAGAAAAGGTAAAcattggggaaaaaaacaaaaacaaaaatctaacgACAAAACTAGAGGTGGAGCGGAGCTGGGTGGGAGTAAGGGACTCTTATCGGTGATGGCCCCGCCACCTTAACTTTTTGGGCAAATGTTCAGTATTGGAACCCTAATCCTATACATGCTCAACAAGAGAATTTTTAGGATGTATGTTCTCCTCGGAAAATATATTTACCACGCCagatgaaaaattatgagactcAATATTGAAAAGGCCAAAAGTAAGAAAATATCTTTAGTGAGTTTAATTAAAAGGTGTCGTAGTAAGATATTAGAACGGAACCCTCTCAGTATTATGTGATTGAGGACGGACCACATGAAAGTTGGTGGGCCTATAATGACCTGGTTCAACTAGGATAGGAATTGATTGCCAAGGcaaaaaaaacccaaacaatGAGCACTTCTTAGCAAGCTTCGAAAATACCGAAGGGAAAGGAATGAAATTGAATTGTACACCAAACATGGGAAGGTTTTTCCAAGATTATATAGATCAAACCGGAATTACGTCAGAGGATATGCTTTTTGGATATAACAATATTGTTTAGCATTGAAACTTAAATGTGAAGTATGCTTAGGTGAAAAATACTATCAAGATAAGTGACCTAAtgtcaaaatgacaaaaaaaaaaaagagttggtatAGAACAAGCTTAAGTAGACAACATCTCAAGGAAGTTAATTTAAGAGCGTCATATCATCGATCTTGGATCCTAGGGTTTAAAATCTTTGATGCAAACAATCATCTTCATGTCACGGCCACGATCAACTgtgctcttcatcttctttgtcgACGCCAGCCCTTTCACCTTATGGAATCTTGCAGTGCGATCCTGTTGTCCAAACAATAGCTTCAGATTGGTGGCAGATGATCCCCTTTCACCTTATTGAATCTTGAAGTTCTTTCTCGACAGTATGCCTTTCGTAAACTTACAGCCAAGAAGTTTATTAGACTTCAATCTTCGTGCGGGTCAGGAGCTTTTCGACTTGATTGAATCTTCAAGTCATTCACCTTTTATACCCGTGCGAGTAAGGAGACTTGGGGGCATGGATTTCATCTTCAAATCTTTCACCTTTTTATACTTTGTACAAGTCAGGAGACTTAGGTCTTGAATTGTATCTTCATATTATAATTAGCAATGAGGGTTGCCCCCAAACATTCATGAACTTCTCCAGCTTTTAGTTTCACCACCATCCAAGATTTCAGGTGAAGGAGTCTTGACTTATATTTGGACATTGTGCGGATCAACGGGTTTCATGAAGTAGACCGTTTATACACATGTCGAGAGTgttcaatttcatttgaatttatGAGTGTTGCATGCGGATGGTTTAGATTCGTGTCAAGATGTCTTTGATTTCATTTGAATTTGCAGGCATTTAATGCTTATGTCGAAGCATCATCTTTTTCACTGCATATGTAGCTAAGTGTCTTGACTTTGTGCCCCTTCACGGAAAGAAAGTCCCAATCAGAACCGTGTCCCTTTTGCGGGCGGATGTAGCTAAGTGTCTAACTCTATTGGTCAAAGTTTCCAGGCGTTGGGGCCAGTGATTTTTTGCACGCACATGAAACAACccaacaaaaggaaaggatgCCTCTCGGAGCATTTGAGAATGATTCAAGATGCACGAAGGGAAACTCTCAAGTacagtttttctctttttctctttggggGTGGGGGGGAGGAGGAGCCCGACAGTCCCCCCACCGACTTGGCCCCACCCATCCCAACCAGGGGTATGCTGGGATTTAGCATGAATGCCCATATCTAGGAGCCTAAAATTTCATATGAACTTTTTTAGGCCTTTCAAATTTGTGCCGAAGAACTTTGATGCATACAGTTTAGACTTTGATCGAGTATCGTCCTTTTTCACAACATGGGTAGTTGTTTATGCTCGTATTAAGGAGCATTACATTTTTCCCCGGAAAGAGATGGTTTAGGTTCATAATTAGAAGGATGACATTTCAGACTTCGCGAAATTCTCAATGCCCCTTGTTCAACTGAATTCTTCAATTCTTTGAAAAAGTCTCAGCCACATTATACCTAGAATAATATGCCCCTCTCAAGAATTTTCCTCAGGATGATCAACATTTTGTCATGACCATGATACAGAAAAGTCATCGTTTATGCAGCAGCAGATTGTTGATCTACAGTACTGAGTCCTGACATTCTTGAACAGCTGTTGAGGATCGAAATAAGAAACAGCTGCAGAGGTCAAGCCTTTGAAATGTTTTAGAAAATTAGTGGTGATTGTTGCCACGATGAAAGAACGTTGTCTGCTCGGAGTCGGAACTCAAGATCCTTGCTGTGAGTAGTATCCTAGACCACACCGTATTGTGTAAGTACCAGTATGTATGTGCATGTGCATCCATTTTATGTACCTATATCTTTTTATGTGCCAGTGACTACATGCCGTATTGTGGCTACATGTATAAGTGCAGGCATGTGCATGCGCATCCATTCCACTGAAGGGAAATCAACTTCGAATGAGAATAACCAATAAACAGAAAGCTTTTGTCTGTTGACACTGCTCAGCACTGAAAGTAATCAGGCATGACATATGTTCATAGGTCATAAGAACAGAGTTAGCAGTTTAACTAGATTTGACCCAAAAATCTTTGTGAACAGACCAAGGAACACAGAGCGGTATATAAAGAACGAAGACCAGCAGTATATTGAGCCCACTAGCAAATCATCATCACTGACAAGAAATGACATTCGATGAATAAATGCAACTAAGGAACAGTGTCAACAAACAACAGCTACAAACTGTCAGTTTTAGataaaatgctgaaatgaattAACATAAAATAAGTTCAAGGGATGTTATTGCTAGTAAGATCGTCATTGACACTATGTATGTGTCTATCTGGTTGAGCCTGAAGGGAACTCAACTTCGAATGAGAAGAACCAATAAACAGAAAGCTGTTGTCTGTTGACACTGCTCAGCACTGAAAGTAACCAGGCATGACATATGTTCATAGGTCATAAGAACAGAGTTAGAAGTTTAACTAGATTTGACCCAAAAATCTTTGTGAACAGACCAAGGAACACAGAGCGGTATATAAAGAACGAAGACCAGCATTATATTGAGCCCACTAGCAAATCATCATCACTGACAAGTAATGACATTCGATGAATAAATGCAACTAAGGAACAGTGTCAACAAACAACAGCTACAAACTGTCAGTTTTAGataaaatgctgaaatgaattAACATAAAATAAGTTCAAGGGATGTTATTGCTAGTAACATCATCATTGGCAACAATGAAAATCGATGAATAAATGCAACTAAGGAACAGTGTCAACAAACAACAGCTATCCACTGTCAGGTGCAAATAAAACGCTGAAATGAATCGGCATCATATATGTTCAAGGGATACAAGGAATGAATCACCATCATATGTTCAGATAAAACGCTGAAATGAATCAGCTATACACACACTCGCAGGGCAACTTATGTTGCTATATTTTTAAGCCCCCCACCCTGGCCCAAAAGTCAGTTTTTTATGTTTGATTTAGGCAAGGTACACAACGACACACGCAACCCACTACAAACGGAAGTCCAAGAGAAAGTTAGCAGGCTCAGTTCTCGCAGCATGACCAAACTTGGATGTGCTATACTTCCGGTGCACACCAGTGAGCTTCCCCGATCCAGCCCTCTGATGGAAAGTCACCATCAATCTGGCGCATTCCCTACAAAGAATGCAGAACCCCCCAATCACAAATTGCTTGAAATAGAAAGCTCAACAAAAACCAAGCCATCTCAAGGtgtggaagaaggaaaaactaaGTAACTTACAGAAGCTGTTCTTCTGAGTAGCTGGTGTGCCATTCACATGTTGTACTCCACTGTTTAGTTCCGGTAATTGTACTCAGAGCAGTGTAGATTGCAGAAGCAGCTAATAAAGAGGGTGGGAACTTCAGCATGTCATATTCAACCAGGGAAAGCTCGATGATGAAGAATGACAAGAGCTCGAGCTggtttaaaaaatataattcttattaaaataaattatataagaGAAAGATGTCAATAATGCAGGTCAAATTCAACAAACATGAATTCATTATAAACCTTCTTGTCAGATTGAGCGGCTTTAAGAAATCTCCTCATGAAAACATAAGGAGTAGGCACTGACATGTTAAAGTGCAAAGTATTCACCATCAACCGCTCCTGCAGGTAAATCAAAATTCACCATCAGTTAAGGTCACACACTTAATTTTATTCAGAatggattttatagattatttaaTTCAGTTTACCATTTCTAGAACTTCTTTCCTGCTATAAGCCCTGTCTGAAATCAGAATGAGATCCTCCACTACTGGAACTGAGACCTCTTCATATTTGCATGCCAGAAGCATGGCTGTTACCCCTACTAGCTGGAGTTTTTTCTTCACTACAGGTTGAACAGCTAAGAATCTATCGATGAGATTGACCGTAAGATACAAGGTCTCATCCATCAATTCAAACTTGTAATGAACCTGTTACTTATAAAATATCAGTATGTTACTTCATATATACCAGCTAATAATCCAACTCTTACCACTCTTTCAGAGCGTGTAAGCACTTAGACTCACCTCAATCAGCCAGTCAATTAGTATACCTCTCATCCGCTCATTAATATCCTGCTGCCGATCCATGTAGTTTGGGGGAACGCAACTAGAAGCCTGCATGATAAGAAACCAGTCAATAATGCGCCAAAAGTCAGAATCTCTGTTATTGTCCTAACTTACATGCATTGACCCCAGCATTATCCGCTAGCAATTATGCAAAtggtaattattttttatcattttttcatttcctACACGTCCGAAAAACTTTAAAGCGTGAGTACATGATAGCAAGCATTTTCATGATGactataaaataatttcttcacGGTATTTCCACATTCAAAGCAGAAAACAATCATATACCAGAGAAAGAAAGGTCATAATTCATCATCTCAATCGTAAAGTCTAATCTAAGCCAGTGTTAAAAAGATTTTATCAACTCAGCTTTCTCATAGAATTTGCAATTGACCCCCAGCATTATCCGCTAGCAATTATGCAAAtggtaattattttttatcattttttcatttcctACACGCCCGAAAAACTTTAAAGCAAGCATTTTCATGGTGactataaaataatttcttcacTGTATTTCCACATTCGAAGCAGAAAACAATCATATACCAGAGAAAGAAAGGTCATAATTTATCTCAATCGTAAAATCTAATCTAAGCCAGTGTTAAAAAGATTTTATCACCTCAGCTTTCTTATAGAATTTGTATATGTCATCTGAAGCAGAAAAACTTCAATATATACCAGCGCAGCAAAAGTGATAATCCGCCTCAATCATAAAGCCTACGCATCTAAGTGAGAAGTGAAAAGATTTTAACACCTCGGCTTTCTGATAGAACATGTATAGGTCATCAATGTACTCAACAACAGCCAACTGGTTCTCTTTATCACCGCTGTCAATGTCCGTGACAGGTTCTTCAGCTACATCTTCCATCTCAACCTCCTCCTGCAAGCAAGTACAAGTTGTATTGTGGGTCTTTCTAGCAGTAAATCAATGCTAATCTGTTAGAGGATGACGATATATATCCATACCATCCGATCAATTTCTTCTAACATTGCTTCGGTGTGTTGCACAAACATTGGCACCGGAAAGTCATCAGCCATCTTGTCGTCATCCACATCTAAGATGGCACAATCTTCAGATTTGCTGGGATTTGAGACTGATTGGGTCGTCCTCTTGTTCTCCTGGTAATTCTTTAACCGTGAGCCTCTTTAACATGAGCATCGTCACACAAAACAACAACAGACTAGACTTTACAAACCACAGAAACGGTATACCTCAGGTCTAAGTTGCTGCTTGTAAGCCATCTGAGCAGCAAACTGCCTAAACAATTAGCAATTTATGAAAGCTTAAGTCAAATGTGACAAGTTCTCAGGTCTATAAACCAAAAGAATCATTGAAAAGTCAGATGCTAACCTAGTAATTGGCCGATGAGCAGCGTTGAGGAGATCGTTTTCAGAGTTGACATTTTTTCTGAATGCAGTAAAGAACTCGAAAAATTAAGACTCGACAAAGTGCGGAAGCAACATGGATCATCAAAGAACTCTTATCCATGTTAATCTTTACTGCGAAAACATATTGAATCCCAGAAGCCCAATAAGGAAAACAGAATCAGTCCAAGAATTTAGGGTTCCAAAGAATTACTCGGACAAGACCCTTTTGTTGACCGCGCATGGATAAGGAGGAGCCCCGATGATGTTGCTGTTGATGTTGCTCAGAGCTCGTCTCTGCTGAACATTCCCCGCCCCCATCTTCCCCGCTCCGACCCGCAAGCCCTCTATCAATCCATCCCCCGAAACCAAGAAAATCACGTTAGGATTTCTAAAGACTACTCAAACATTCCaattaaagaagaagattttCGAGCACCCAGAAAGAAACATGCGAAATTGGAGGTCGCCCGTCATCGGGATCACGTACCTTGAACGTGCGCACCTCCGACAACGCCCGGGTTGTTCTCGTCCGATCCGGCCATCTCTGCCTGCCCACAACAAGACCCATCGATCATCACCCATTCAATGTTCAAGTACCCAATCGACGAGAcgaagaaccaaaagaaatttttttttttaaaaaaaaaaggggaagagcCCCTCCCCGTAAAAGACGCGAATTTGAAATCGAAGTCCCGAAAGAAACACACGATCAAAAAGAACCCAACAAAGAATCGAAGATCAGAGAGCACGGGCGCGTCAAGAACCGAGATCAGAGCACACAAAACAGAGACCCACCCACCTCCTTCGAAATCACGATCTCCCGCTCCTCCCCCTCCCGAAGCCGAAGACGAACCAGCCCTCCCGGAGATCAGCAGCAGAGAGAGATTCCCCCGAAACCCTCCATCAAAATTTCAGTACCGCCCGGTCTGCGGCCGCTTCTCTCACTACTACACAGTCGTCGTCTCTTCTTCTGATTTGggggaaaaggagagagagagagagtgtgtgggGGAGTAGTGAAACTGCACAAGCGAAATAGAGACGCAAACTGCGGATATATGTCCGCACATGATtatccctccctctctctctctctctaacggCTAGTGAGGATCAGCCGTCCGATTCGATCTCGATGCCCTCCCCTTTCCAACGGCTATATGCATGTGCTTTCAAAAAAACGATTACCCTTAGTATAGACGGTGTAGTGAAACTGCACTACTACACAGTCGTTTCTTCTTCTGATTTgggggaaaaaggagagaaacagagagagtgtgtgtgtttGGGGAGTAGTAAAACTGCACAAGCGAAATTAGAGACGCAAACCGCAGATATATCTCCCGCACATGAttatccctccctccctctctctacaAGAGAAACTTTAAACGCAATGGCTAGTGAGCATCAACAGTCCGATTTGATCTCGGTGGAACAGTCATGTTCCTTCCGAACGTAGAGGCCCCTTTCCAATGGCTACCTCCGCATGTGCTTTCAAAATAACGAATTCCCTTATCTCTTTACAGAGAAGCTTTAAACGCAACAGCTAATGAGCATCAGTAGTTCGATTTGATCTCGATGGAATGGTCGCATTCCTTCCGAACGTAGAGGCCCCTTTCCAACAGCTACCTCCGCATGTGCTTTCAAAAAAACGAATTcccttaatatttttttttttgggggttggggttgggggtGGTTTAGTCTTATATATTAATTTCACTTTAGGGTTGAAATAAAGGATGGGATGAGATGATGGGGTTTTTCTTTAATGCCGGGTCCACGTTTCTGGATGTAGGCTTTCATTTAATGTTGGGGAAATACAAGGCCTCCTGAGGGGTAGGTGGCGGCTTTTGATTGGGCATTGACGATGGCGATGACACGGGCATGTGATTTTATCACTCATGAGCGTTTGGGTCCATAAGGCTCCCTTGCTGTTGAGGCGCCTCACTTGGTTACTTAGGTCAGGTGTATTAGCACTAATGTGTCATTTTATCTTGCACGTTGACATTCAAACTTGACGTGGCGGGTCGAAAAATTAAGGTTCTTTTGCTTGGTTGTGCATCCGTCCGTTGATTCTATTTATTGATGAGATGTTAAAGGAAAAAGATCTATGAATAAAATGTGTTCTAAGAATCGGAAAAATTATACTAGAAAATGACGTTGATTTATTGCCTTACAATCACAGGCTTAATGGCATGTACAAATTTATGACGTATGAATAATGGAAATGTGAGTTTAACTTGTTAGCGATGCTTTTAATGTTGCAAATCGCCATAGATAGTAAGTACGGTTTTGAGATCACAGTCACACAttttatataagaaaataatgattTATATTGCAGTTTCGtccaaacattttgaaaattggaaatgattATCCAAGAGTGTATCTAACTATTTTCACCACACGACATGGAGAAACCGTCGGATgagcatttaaaataaagttattGATTAGGGGTGCAATCAATTCAAGCTACTCATCAACTACTCATGCTGAAATCGCGCCTATTTAAGATCaaatcggttttttttttcggggggGAACTCGAGTAGCTTGTCGAACTAAGTTCGAGTCTAAAGATGCTCCACTTGAGTGGCCTACAAGTCTGACCAAGTATCTCATATACATTTCTGATTTTGGCGACACGTAAAGCTAAACCATGTAATTACCTTTTTGGCTTCATTTGTTTcgtagaaaataaatttcagaatatgtttttcaaattttttggcattcgatttatataaaataaactaGTCAGGaaatatcaacaaaaaaagGTCTtctaaaatagggaaaaaaatttcactttttaagtaagggaaaatatttttcataacttCTTTCGTCTTACTTGCTTTCACCAAataccttttcctcttttcttttttctttttgttttgtttttgtactttttcttcttccttggccaatCGCTAGTCACTGCAGTGGCTAACAATCGACCacgggcgagctcaagcctcgccacaAGCCAGTGAGGTTCAAGCTCTGCACATTTTGACGAAGTCGAGCCTCGCCATCCTGTGAAATGCTCCACCTCACTTAATCGAactggaagaagaaaaagaagaaaaaaagaaagaaaaataattaaaaattgattttaaaaaataaaataataaaaaattattgaaagaatTGCATTAACAAAAAGATTTCCATATCAAacggtagaaaatattttatagtttattttcaaattttagcataacccaaaaaaaaattgtcattttcctgaaaaatggcTTCCTATGAACATTTTCAAAAGTGCCACATTTTTTCCcgaa
The window above is part of the Eucalyptus grandis isolate ANBG69807.140 chromosome 6, ASM1654582v1, whole genome shotgun sequence genome. Proteins encoded here:
- the LOC104448925 gene encoding G2/mitotic-specific cyclin-2, translated to MAGSDENNPGVVGGAHVQEGLRVGAGKMGAGNVQQRRALSNINSNIIGAPPYPCAVNKRVLSEKNVNSENDLLNAAHRPITRQFAAQMAYKQQLRPEENKRTTQSVSNPSKSEDCAILDVDDDKMADDFPVPMFVQHTEAMLEEIDRMEEVEMEDVAEEPVTDIDSGDKENQLAVVEYIDDLYMFYQKAEASSCVPPNYMDRQQDINERMRGILIDWLIEVHYKFELMDETLYLTVNLIDRFLAVQPVVKKKLQLVGVTAMLLACKYEEVSVPVVEDLILISDRAYSRKEVLEMERLMVNTLHFNMSVPTPYVFMRRFLKAAQSDKKLELLSFFIIELSLVEYDMLKFPPSLLAASAIYTALSTITGTKQWSTTCEWHTSYSEEQLLECARLMVTFHQRAGSGKLTGVHRKYSTSKFGHAARTEPANFLLDFRL